The following is a genomic window from Merismopedia glauca CCAP 1448/3.
TAAAAATCAGAACGATCGAGTTCCAAACAGGAGCAAAATCTGAAGCTTGACGGAGTTGATCTACAGCGTCTTTAATCAGCAAAGGGACATAAACACCTACAGCATTGACGACTAACAAAGCTATAATCCCTAAAACTGCGTTTCTCCAATGGGGACGGAGATAGTCTCCCAATTTTTGTAGTCGCGATCGAGCCATCTATATACCTTAATTCATCCCAGAGGAATCGATCCTAACATTGTCTCACTAGCTTTAAATTCTATCTAGAGAGATTACCTTGTGAAATTAGAGCCACAGCCAGTTGAAGAAGAAACAGACTAAGACGATTTGATTGTCAGTCTATTTTTAGACTTAATTACTATTGCTAAATATAAGGCAATTTGTGGGCGCGATCGCACCACTCAACTAGCCTAAATCGATGTTATGTTCCTAGCAGTACCTATACCACTATTACAAAGTTACGATATGATGCTCGATCCGATTCTCAACTTGTCTCCATTGTATTCATGTTCAGTCTGACCATAGAAGCCTTATGCTCTGAAGCAGCAATATTCTCAGCAGCCGAGTCTCGGCATCCAGAGCCTTTACTCTACGGTGTTACAGATGGTAAAGCAGTTGGAACATACCTAGAGCAAAAGTTTAGACTCTACTTAAAGGGAAAGTATGAGTTTGTAGAGGGTAATTCGGCAAGTGGAATCGATTTCCCAGGTTTGCTTGTTGATGTCAAAGTAACCAGTGTCAAACAGCCTCAGTCATCATGTCCCTTCAAATCCGCACGGCAAAAGATTTTTGGGCTTGGATACTCGCTGATTATATTTGTCTACGACAAAGCAGATAACAGCACAAGCCGCACTGCAACTTTGAGTATTTTGAATACTATATTCGTAAGTGCTGAAAGAACCGCAGATTTTCAGATGACTCGTGGGATTAGCAGTATTTTGGAGAATGAAGGAAATACAGATGACTTAATTGCATTCATGCTGGATCGAAACCTGCCTGTGGATGAAATTGAGGCGGCGAGCATAGCCGATGAAATTCTCAGAAGACCTCCAGTTCAAGGATTTTTAACCATTTCTAATGCTTTGCAATGGCGACTTCAATATGGAAGAGTAATTGAGCGTGCTGGGCAAGAAGAAGGAGTCATTGCTGTTTACAGGGCAAATCTATGACTCAGGTTTCTAACGTAAAAGTAGAATATGGAGATTTTCAAACTCCACTAGAGTTAACTGAGAGAATTTGCCAAAAACTGGTAGAACTTGGCATTAGCCCTAATGTTATTATTGAGCCAACTTGTGGCATAGGTAATTTCATTAAGGCTTCCGCAACTTTATTTAAACAAACAGAAAAGATTATTGGACTTGAGATAAATCCAAACTATTTAGAAGAAATTGGAAAAGACGATCTGCTATCCAAAGATAAAAGAATTCAAACTAGACAGGAAGACTTTTTTGACTTTGACTGGCTCTCTCTGACTGAAGAAATTAATAAAACTATTTTAGTGTTGGGAAACTTTCCTTGGGTGACGAACTCTTACCAAGGAGCGATCGGGGGCAGAAACTTACCTCAAAAAGAGAACTTTCAGCATCATAGAGGCTTAGATGCAATCACAGGGAAGAGCAACTTTGATATTTCGGAATGGATGACGATCCAGACCATTCAATCCCTACACAACCGTGATGCCTGTCTTGCGATGCTGTGCAAAACTTCTGTCTCAAGAAAAATATTAAACCACATCCAATCTCATAAACTTAATCTTGCTTACTGTGCAATTTATAGAATAGATGCCAAGAAATATTTTGGTGTAGCTGTTGATGCTTGTCTATTATTCTGTAAATTTGATTC
Proteins encoded in this region:
- a CDS encoding restriction endonuclease — its product is MFSLTIEALCSEAAIFSAAESRHPEPLLYGVTDGKAVGTYLEQKFRLYLKGKYEFVEGNSASGIDFPGLLVDVKVTSVKQPQSSCPFKSARQKIFGLGYSLIIFVYDKADNSTSRTATLSILNTIFVSAERTADFQMTRGISSILENEGNTDDLIAFMLDRNLPVDEIEAASIADEILRRPPVQGFLTISNALQWRLQYGRVIERAGQEEGVIAVYRANL